The following coding sequences are from one Marinoscillum sp. 108 window:
- a CDS encoding FKBP-type peptidyl-prolyl cis-trans isomerase yields the protein MKNIWILIFPLLVFSCNKNNDFTTETGVEVSCLVKGDGLGAQKDSIVVLYLKIVGADGEVLTETTPEKPLALAFDPEMKAGNLQEVLKEMEVGDSVFFTTTAKNLFEETYQTQLPPDMDSAAVMSINMKFHAQMSQEDYRAYVQEMTEKQRAKESVILEEKLVSDGETIDAYLEENGIDAITTESGLRYVITQEGTGATAQPGDEVTVHYAGRLFSGEPFDSSIERGQPFKFNIGQGRVIPGWDEGIAYIKAGGKATLYIPSPLGYGSRGAGPTIQPYSILVFDVEVLEVGQNQ from the coding sequence ATGAAAAACATCTGGATATTGATCTTTCCGCTGCTGGTATTTTCCTGCAACAAAAACAATGATTTTACAACAGAAACCGGAGTGGAAGTATCCTGCCTGGTGAAGGGTGACGGCCTTGGCGCCCAAAAAGATTCTATTGTGGTTTTATACCTGAAAATAGTGGGAGCTGATGGTGAAGTACTTACCGAAACCACTCCTGAAAAACCATTGGCTTTGGCCTTTGACCCGGAAATGAAAGCCGGCAACCTGCAGGAGGTACTGAAAGAAATGGAAGTGGGTGATAGCGTGTTTTTCACTACAACGGCCAAAAATCTATTCGAAGAAACTTATCAGACACAGCTACCTCCGGATATGGACTCTGCTGCAGTGATGAGCATCAATATGAAATTTCATGCCCAAATGAGCCAGGAAGATTACCGTGCTTACGTGCAGGAAATGACTGAAAAGCAGCGTGCCAAAGAATCAGTGATTCTTGAAGAAAAGCTTGTTTCTGATGGCGAAACCATCGATGCCTATCTCGAAGAAAATGGCATTGATGCCATCACTACTGAGTCTGGTCTGAGGTACGTCATTACTCAGGAAGGTACCGGAGCAACTGCGCAGCCAGGTGACGAGGTGACTGTTCACTACGCTGGTCGTTTATTTAGCGGAGAGCCTTTTGACAGCTCTATCGAGCGTGGCCAGCCATTCAAATTCAATATTGGTCAGGGACGTGTGATCCCGGGATGGGACGAAGGTATCGCCTATATCAAAGCTGGTGGAAAAGCTACATTGTATATCCCCAGCCCACTTGGTTATGGCAGCAGAGGCGCCGGTCCTACCATTCAGCCATACAGTATTCTTGTTTTTGACGTTGAGGTATTAGAAGTTGGTCAAAACCAGTAA
- a CDS encoding bifunctional oligoribonuclease/PAP phosphatase NrnA codes for MKELSALKALLSTPKKIIITTHANPDADALGSSLGLYHFLKNRGHEALVVTPTDYPDFLHWMEGNDEVVVYGEKNHQQVAELFEQADLICCLDFSGLNRIKKLGEMVGSSKAKKLLVDHHLNPEQFADYELWDNKAAATAELIYDLILLLDGKEEINLAIAEALYAGIMTDTGSFKHGSTSAKIHRTVAELMEIGADVNKISRLIYDTNSLNRLRFIGYALMEKLVVNVEYQVAYFVISAEEHERFHLKSGDTEGLVNYALSINGIVVAAIIMEKGGEVKMSFRSVGDYAVNDIASEYFSGGGHKNAAGGISDLGLEETVEKFKSLIPKFQQTHNQKTK; via the coding sequence ATGAAGGAATTAAGCGCTTTAAAAGCATTACTATCCACCCCCAAGAAAATAATTATAACCACCCACGCTAATCCTGACGCTGATGCCTTGGGCTCTTCTCTGGGATTATACCATTTTCTTAAAAACCGTGGGCACGAGGCACTTGTGGTCACCCCTACGGATTATCCTGACTTCCTGCACTGGATGGAGGGCAATGATGAGGTGGTGGTGTATGGTGAGAAAAACCATCAGCAGGTTGCTGAACTGTTCGAGCAGGCAGATCTGATCTGCTGCCTGGATTTTTCCGGACTCAACAGGATCAAGAAGCTGGGCGAAATGGTAGGCTCCTCCAAAGCTAAGAAGTTGCTGGTGGACCATCACCTGAACCCTGAGCAGTTCGCAGATTATGAACTTTGGGACAACAAAGCCGCAGCTACTGCGGAGCTGATCTACGACCTTATTCTGCTTCTGGATGGTAAAGAAGAGATTAATTTGGCCATAGCCGAGGCCTTGTATGCGGGCATCATGACCGACACAGGTTCGTTCAAGCACGGCTCCACCTCCGCAAAAATCCACCGCACCGTGGCTGAGCTGATGGAGATTGGCGCTGATGTGAATAAAATAAGCCGACTCATTTATGATACCAATTCATTGAATCGACTGAGATTCATTGGTTATGCGCTAATGGAAAAGTTGGTGGTGAATGTTGAATATCAGGTGGCCTACTTTGTGATCAGTGCCGAAGAGCACGAGCGATTTCACTTGAAAAGCGGAGACACCGAAGGCTTGGTCAATTATGCCCTTTCGATCAATGGCATTGTGGTGGCGGCCATCATCATGGAAAAAGGTGGTGAAGTCAAAATGTCATTCAGATCAGTAGGCGACTATGCTGTGAACGATATTGCCTCTGAGTACTTTAGCGGAGGTGGTCACAAAAATGCCGCTGGCGGCATTTCTGATTTAGGACTAGAGGAAACTGTAGAAAAATTTAAATCGCTGATTCCAAAATTTCAGCAAACCCATAACCAAAAAACAAAATGA
- a CDS encoding NAD(P)/FAD-dependent oxidoreductase, whose protein sequence is MEHKEISILGAGLVGSLLAALLSQKGFGVDVFEMRGDPRSQKIGEGRSINLALSHRGITALKQAGVFEKIEPALIPMMGRMIHDLKGNLNFQSYGRASQHINSVSRSGLNNILIDHAESHGVNFHFGHKCSQVDLESVAMDFDDPSVRSVSSEVLIGADGAFSMLRRALEKTDRFNFHQHYIEHGYKELHIPAVNGTFAMEPNNLHIWPRGSFMLIALPNPDCSFTCTLFFPFEGDLSFDSLKDDDSVLRFFETYFQDVLPLIPDLVAQFQTNPTASLVTIKTSPWVKNRSLLIGDASHAIVPFYGQGMNAGFEDCRLFMEWGEKLKFDWDKLLPYFSKHRKADADAIADLAMKNFVEMRDKVADERFVAIKKLESRLQEAYPDSWIPLYSMVTFSDIPYSKAKKLGELQEQIMRALPDDFDPMSHPLVPIIESFNALKKDVL, encoded by the coding sequence ATGGAGCATAAGGAGATCAGTATTTTAGGAGCTGGCCTGGTGGGCTCACTGCTGGCAGCGTTGCTTTCGCAAAAAGGCTTCGGGGTAGATGTTTTTGAGATGCGGGGAGATCCCAGGTCTCAGAAAATTGGTGAGGGACGATCTATCAACCTGGCGCTCAGTCATAGGGGAATCACCGCTCTGAAACAAGCAGGGGTTTTCGAGAAAATAGAACCTGCGCTCATTCCCATGATGGGTAGAATGATCCACGACCTCAAAGGAAATCTCAACTTTCAGTCCTATGGCCGGGCCAGTCAGCATATCAACTCTGTCTCCCGATCAGGGCTGAACAACATCCTGATTGATCACGCAGAATCTCATGGGGTCAACTTCCATTTTGGTCACAAATGCAGTCAGGTAGATCTTGAGAGCGTGGCTATGGATTTTGATGACCCCTCAGTCCGCTCCGTTTCATCTGAAGTGCTCATAGGGGCAGACGGTGCTTTTTCCATGTTGAGAAGAGCCCTGGAAAAAACAGATCGGTTCAACTTTCACCAGCACTACATCGAACACGGGTACAAAGAGCTCCACATCCCTGCCGTCAATGGCACGTTTGCCATGGAACCCAACAACCTCCACATTTGGCCCAGGGGTAGCTTCATGCTCATTGCACTCCCCAACCCAGACTGCTCGTTCACCTGTACCCTATTTTTTCCATTCGAAGGAGACCTTTCATTTGATAGCTTGAAGGATGATGACTCGGTTTTACGGTTTTTCGAGACCTATTTTCAGGATGTGCTTCCCCTCATCCCGGATTTGGTAGCTCAATTTCAAACAAATCCTACAGCCTCTCTGGTGACTATAAAAACAAGTCCCTGGGTAAAAAACAGGAGCCTCCTGATCGGAGATGCCAGCCACGCCATTGTGCCCTTTTACGGGCAGGGGATGAATGCTGGATTTGAAGATTGCCGTCTGTTTATGGAATGGGGAGAAAAGCTCAAGTTTGACTGGGATAAGTTGTTGCCTTATTTCTCCAAACACCGGAAAGCAGACGCAGATGCCATCGCTGACCTGGCGATGAAAAATTTTGTGGAAATGCGGGATAAAGTGGCCGATGAGCGATTTGTCGCCATCAAAAAATTAGAATCCAGACTACAAGAGGCTTACCCCGATAGCTGGATTCCATTATATTCAATGGTCACATTCAGTGACATCCCTTATTCAAAAGCCAAAAAACTGGGTGAATTGCAAGAGCAAATCATGAGGGCACTACCTGACGATTTTGACCCTATGAGTCATCCGCTAGTGCCTATCATTGAATCATTTAATGCTCTAAAGAAAGACGTTCTGTAA
- a CDS encoding nucleoside-diphosphate kinase codes for MAGTRTFTMIKPDAYGSGNTGAITKMIEEAGFGIKAMKLTHLSAGRAGQFYAVHKERPFYNDLVTYMSSGPIVAMILEKDNAVEDFRKLIGATNPADAAEGTIRKIFATSIEANAIHGSDSDENAEIEGSFFFSGLEKF; via the coding sequence ATGGCAGGAACAAGGACCTTCACAATGATCAAACCCGATGCATACGGATCAGGAAATACCGGTGCGATCACCAAAATGATTGAAGAAGCAGGCTTTGGTATCAAAGCAATGAAACTGACTCACTTATCTGCAGGCAGAGCAGGACAATTTTATGCAGTACACAAAGAGCGACCTTTTTACAATGACCTGGTCACTTATATGTCCTCTGGGCCCATCGTGGCTATGATTCTGGAAAAGGACAATGCAGTGGAAGATTTCAGAAAATTGATTGGTGCGACTAATCCAGCAGATGCTGCGGAAGGAACCATCAGAAAAATATTTGCTACTTCTATTGAGGCCAATGCTATCCACGGATCTGACTCTGACGAGAACGCAGAGATTGAGGGTTCGTTTTTCTTCTCAGGCCTGGAGAAGTTTTAA
- a CDS encoding transporter substrate-binding domain-containing protein — protein sequence MKRNQIHKIGFLVTGLVFWLLMTACTTSSSSKKEKDPNSEPPEKVVDLDLDKIKERGYITAIMDNSSTGLFIYRGNTMGYEYELLKAFAKSQGLELRINVTPSLEEGFRKLNAGEGDVLAYNLTVTKDRKKRIAFTHYHNLVKMVLIQRKPDNWRKMKLHEIEKQLIRNPVELIGKEVVVRHHSSYFDRLQNLSNEIGDDIIIIEDSPEVETEAIIRKVAEGEIDFTVAEEDIALVNSTYYPNLDIRTAVSFPTQIAWGVRKNGDQLLSALNAWIIEMRRTSEYYTIYNKYFKSRKASLKRTQSEYYSLGGGKLSPYDSLIKRSAAELEWDWRLLAAQIYKESRFDPNAESWAGAVGLLQLLPTTAEEYNVTMLEDPVQNLYAGTQHIKWLQSYFSDVIIDPLERVKFILAAYNVGHGHVMDAIRLTEKYDGNPQLWEDVKEYLLKKSNSNYFNDPVVQFGYCRGIEPVTYVTTILSIFKNYKILFPEGPEVKAESPVLSENI from the coding sequence TTGAAAAGAAATCAAATACATAAGATTGGCTTTCTTGTTACTGGCCTGGTTTTCTGGCTACTGATGACTGCTTGTACCACATCCAGCAGTAGTAAGAAAGAAAAGGATCCCAACAGCGAACCTCCCGAAAAAGTAGTGGACTTAGATCTGGATAAGATCAAAGAGCGTGGCTACATCACGGCCATCATGGACAATAGCTCCACAGGGCTTTTCATTTATCGGGGCAATACCATGGGCTATGAGTATGAGCTCCTCAAGGCTTTTGCCAAATCTCAGGGGTTGGAGCTTCGGATCAACGTGACCCCAAGCCTGGAGGAGGGCTTCCGAAAGCTGAATGCTGGAGAAGGAGATGTCCTGGCCTATAACCTCACGGTAACAAAAGACAGAAAAAAGCGCATAGCCTTTACCCATTATCACAACCTGGTGAAGATGGTCCTGATCCAGCGTAAGCCAGATAATTGGCGAAAAATGAAACTCCATGAAATCGAAAAGCAACTCATTAGAAATCCGGTTGAGCTCATAGGGAAAGAAGTGGTGGTTCGGCATCATTCATCCTATTTTGATCGGCTACAAAACCTGTCCAACGAGATTGGGGACGACATCATCATTATCGAAGACTCACCTGAAGTGGAGACTGAGGCGATCATCCGAAAGGTGGCAGAAGGCGAAATTGACTTTACCGTGGCAGAAGAGGACATAGCGTTGGTTAATTCCACCTACTATCCCAATCTGGACATCAGGACTGCCGTGAGCTTCCCTACACAGATTGCCTGGGGGGTTCGAAAAAATGGCGACCAATTACTTTCAGCTTTGAATGCCTGGATTATCGAAATGAGGAGAACTTCTGAGTATTATACCATTTACAATAAATACTTCAAAAGCAGGAAGGCTTCTCTGAAGCGGACTCAAAGTGAATACTATTCCCTGGGCGGAGGCAAACTTTCTCCATATGATTCTTTAATCAAACGCTCAGCCGCAGAACTGGAGTGGGACTGGAGGCTTTTGGCGGCTCAGATTTATAAGGAATCAAGATTTGACCCCAATGCCGAGTCATGGGCTGGTGCAGTGGGCTTGCTACAGCTCCTCCCGACCACCGCAGAAGAATATAATGTGACCATGCTCGAGGATCCTGTCCAAAACCTCTATGCCGGCACTCAGCACATCAAATGGCTTCAATCCTATTTTTCTGATGTGATCATCGATCCTTTGGAGCGGGTGAAATTTATCCTGGCGGCCTACAATGTGGGTCATGGTCATGTGATGGATGCCATCAGACTCACCGAAAAATATGACGGAAATCCCCAGCTTTGGGAGGATGTGAAGGAGTATCTGCTGAAAAAATCGAACAGTAATTATTTCAATGATCCTGTGGTGCAATTTGGCTACTGCAGGGGCATAGAGCCCGTCACCTACGTCACCACCATCTTATCAATTTTTAAAAACTACAAGATACTTTTCCCGGAAGGCCCGGAGGTCAAAGCGGAATCACCAGTACTTAGCGAAAATATTTAG
- a CDS encoding ScpA family protein produces MSDFQNSNTYEIKLPLFEGPFDLLLFFIERDELDIYDIPIAKVTSDFLDYLHQLETMNVEVASEFILVAATLMRIKAKMLLPRPVLDEEGNEIDPREELVKHLLEYKKYKSVIQELNSLESNRLDREQRGNLLKEIKKLSQSIDVEAEMQDLDLYKLMKVFQKVLKRYEFDQSRPTHQVVQYPYTISTQKDYLIQRLHSSPNHRISFSSLVEEKPEKILVIYNFLAILELLQLGTITLHIGEGFNNFWVEKLEEEKIPD; encoded by the coding sequence GTGAGCGATTTCCAAAATTCCAATACTTACGAGATCAAACTTCCTCTCTTTGAGGGGCCATTTGACCTGTTGCTCTTTTTCATTGAACGGGACGAGTTGGACATCTATGATATTCCCATCGCTAAGGTGACCAGTGATTTTCTGGATTACCTCCATCAGCTGGAAACGATGAATGTGGAGGTGGCCAGCGAATTCATACTGGTGGCTGCCACACTGATGCGTATCAAAGCCAAGATGTTACTTCCCAGACCGGTATTGGATGAAGAAGGAAACGAAATAGACCCCCGAGAGGAGTTGGTGAAGCACCTGCTGGAATACAAAAAATACAAATCGGTGATTCAGGAGCTCAACAGCCTGGAAAGCAATCGCCTGGATAGGGAACAAAGGGGAAATCTGCTCAAAGAAATCAAAAAGCTCTCTCAGTCCATTGATGTGGAAGCCGAGATGCAGGATCTGGATCTTTACAAGCTGATGAAGGTTTTCCAGAAGGTGCTGAAGCGGTATGAATTTGATCAAAGCAGGCCTACACATCAGGTGGTACAGTACCCTTACACCATTTCGACGCAGAAGGATTATCTGATCCAGCGGCTACACAGCAGCCCGAATCATCGCATCTCCTTCAGCTCCTTGGTGGAAGAAAAGCCCGAAAAAATTCTGGTGATCTACAACTTCCTCGCCATCCTCGAGCTCCTCCAGCTGGGCACCATCACCCTTCACATTGGCGAAGGATTCAATAACTTCTGGGTAGAAAAACTGGAAGAAGAAAAAATCCCGGACTGA
- the crtD gene encoding 1-hydroxycarotenoid 3,4-desaturase CrtD: protein MSYKVGIIGSGVAGLASAIRLAIAGHRVEVFEANAYPGGKLSEIKLGAYRFDAGPSLLTLPSLIDELFELAGENPAQYFTYQKLEINCEYFFPDGVNISAHADHEKLIEEIIQNTAERPENVRKALAKSQLLYEHLSELFMFSSLQDPKTFVSRPAFKAYRKLHRLGFFQTMNGANASTFDDPRITQMFNRYATYNGSSPYKTPATMNIIPHLEMSLGAYFPAGGMHSITLALYDLAKRLGVIFHFNQPVERILIEKGHAKGLMTGGLSLDFDRLVSNMDIVNSYRKLMPDLKAPRFLLNQPKSSSALIFYWGVGKKFPQLDLHNILFSRDYKAEFEHIFQRGVIFHDPTVYINITSRYEPSDAPEHGENWFTMINVPNNQGQNWEELITEARKNILNKITATLGEDIAPLIEVEEILDPRTIESKTSSALGALYGNSSNNLFAAFLRHANKSRRVKGLYFCGGSVHPGGGIPMSLSSAKLVAKYFR, encoded by the coding sequence ATGTCATACAAAGTGGGAATTATTGGCTCCGGGGTGGCGGGACTGGCCAGTGCCATAAGGTTGGCCATAGCGGGTCACCGTGTGGAGGTATTTGAGGCCAACGCATATCCTGGTGGCAAGCTGTCCGAAATCAAACTGGGGGCCTATCGTTTTGATGCTGGCCCTTCGCTCCTCACGCTTCCGTCACTCATCGACGAGCTGTTTGAACTTGCCGGGGAGAACCCCGCGCAATATTTCACCTACCAAAAACTGGAGATTAACTGTGAATACTTTTTCCCGGATGGGGTGAATATATCTGCGCATGCCGATCATGAAAAACTCATTGAAGAAATTATTCAGAATACCGCCGAGCGACCTGAAAATGTGCGAAAAGCATTGGCCAAAAGCCAACTTCTGTACGAACACCTGAGTGAGCTGTTTATGTTTAGTTCTTTACAGGATCCCAAAACCTTCGTCTCCCGCCCTGCTTTTAAGGCCTACAGGAAGCTCCATCGATTGGGTTTTTTCCAAACCATGAATGGCGCCAATGCATCCACCTTTGACGATCCCCGGATCACTCAGATGTTTAACAGGTACGCCACCTACAACGGCTCATCCCCATATAAAACACCAGCCACCATGAACATCATTCCGCACCTGGAAATGTCTCTTGGGGCTTACTTTCCAGCGGGCGGTATGCATAGCATCACGCTTGCACTGTATGATCTGGCAAAAAGGCTGGGAGTGATCTTTCACTTTAACCAGCCCGTGGAGCGAATTTTGATCGAAAAGGGCCATGCAAAAGGGCTGATGACAGGAGGACTGAGCCTGGACTTTGACCGGCTGGTTTCTAATATGGACATTGTGAACTCCTACCGCAAGCTGATGCCGGACCTCAAAGCGCCAAGGTTTCTGCTAAACCAACCCAAATCAAGCTCAGCCTTGATCTTCTACTGGGGAGTGGGCAAGAAATTTCCTCAACTAGATCTGCACAACATTTTATTCAGTAGAGACTACAAGGCCGAGTTCGAGCATATTTTCCAAAGAGGGGTCATCTTTCATGACCCCACGGTCTATATAAATATTACCTCCAGGTATGAGCCATCGGATGCGCCGGAGCACGGCGAAAACTGGTTCACAATGATTAACGTACCGAACAACCAGGGTCAGAACTGGGAGGAACTGATCACTGAGGCGCGAAAAAACATACTGAATAAGATCACAGCAACTCTGGGGGAAGACATTGCACCGCTCATCGAAGTGGAGGAAATACTGGACCCACGTACCATTGAGTCAAAAACCAGCTCAGCACTGGGCGCCCTGTATGGGAATAGCTCTAATAATCTTTTTGCTGCCTTCCTCAGACATGCCAACAAAAGCAGGCGGGTGAAGGGGCTTTACTTTTGTGGAGGCAGTGTGCACCCCGGTGGGGGAATTCCCATGAGTTTATCTTCAGCCAAACTGGTGGCTAAATATTTTCGCTAA
- a CDS encoding FKBP-type peptidyl-prolyl cis-trans isomerase, with translation MKNIKGQVIAVMMIITASLYSCRQDTIVTSVDPDVQLKADLKVMEAYVNAKGYTDVDTTESGVWYVVLDSGNGAGINHNDIVSFFIAGRLTDGFLFATNIDTVDINNGTYDEDLTYNPIIYTYTADGWNIPEIITNFYSYERGYREGLSKVLGILKVGGRAQIIIPSGLAYSTNPPFGLGIPRNAVLVFDIYPSYVR, from the coding sequence ATGAAAAACATAAAAGGTCAAGTAATAGCGGTAATGATGATCATTACCGCTTCCCTTTACTCCTGCAGGCAGGACACAATCGTCACCAGCGTAGATCCGGATGTTCAGCTCAAAGCTGACTTGAAGGTGATGGAAGCCTATGTAAACGCCAAGGGATATACCGATGTGGACACTACCGAGTCAGGAGTATGGTATGTGGTACTCGACTCAGGCAATGGAGCCGGAATCAATCACAACGACATTGTTTCGTTTTTTATAGCAGGCCGACTGACCGACGGTTTTCTGTTTGCCACCAACATTGATACCGTGGATATCAATAATGGTACTTACGACGAAGACCTTACTTACAACCCGATCATCTATACCTACACGGCTGACGGCTGGAACATTCCGGAGATCATCACCAACTTCTATAGCTATGAGCGCGGATACCGCGAGGGGCTTTCCAAAGTGTTGGGTATTTTGAAAGTAGGTGGTCGTGCGCAAATTATCATTCCATCCGGGCTGGCCTATTCCACCAATCCTCCATTTGGCCTGGGCATCCCGCGAAATGCCGTTTTGGTGTTTGACATCTACCCGAGTTATGTGCGGTGA
- the dxs gene encoding 1-deoxy-D-xylulose-5-phosphate synthase, with translation MEIRPGKLLAEIDNPNDLKKLDETQLAQVAEELREYIVDHVSVYGGHFGASLGVVELTVALHYVFNTPVDQLVWDVGHQAYGHKILTGRRKDFHTNRLYNGLSGFPKRSESEYDTFGVGHSSTSISAALGMAFGSDYKGEKEKHHIAVIGDGAMTGGMAFEAMNHAGDSNKNLLIILNDNCMSIDPNVGALKDYLTDITTSPTYNKIRDDVWKVLGKISKFGPNAREIVGNIENSIKSLLLKQSNLFESLNLRYFGPVDGHDINHLVHVLRDLKDIPGPKILHCVTVKGKGFKLAEQDQTKWHAPGKFDKITGEIRKTVVTEPKPPKYQDVFGHTMVELAEQNNKVMGITPAMPSGSSLNIMMDAMPDRAFDVGIAEQHAVTFSAGLATQGMVPFCNIYSSFMQRAYDQVIHDVAIQKLPVVFCLDRAGIAGADGPTHHGAYDLAYMRCIPNMVVAAPMNEQELRNLMYTASEFKDGPFTIRYPRGQGVMPVWRTPLEQLEIGKGRLLRAGEEVAILTIGHIGNYALKACDELEKQGIRVSHYDMRYVKPLDEALLHQVFEKNKKVITVEDGCLPGGFGTAILEFMADHNYHAKVIRLGIPDRIVEHGEQDELYQECGYDAEAILQATYKLLELSAVV, from the coding sequence ATGGAGATTAGGCCCGGAAAGCTTTTAGCGGAAATCGACAATCCCAACGACCTTAAGAAATTAGACGAGACTCAACTGGCTCAGGTGGCCGAAGAGCTTCGTGAGTACATCGTAGATCATGTCTCGGTGTATGGTGGGCATTTTGGGGCTAGTTTGGGAGTGGTAGAGCTCACTGTGGCACTCCACTACGTATTTAATACACCGGTGGATCAGCTCGTGTGGGATGTGGGTCATCAGGCTTATGGCCACAAAATATTGACCGGACGAAGAAAAGATTTTCATACCAACAGACTTTACAATGGCCTTTCAGGTTTCCCTAAAAGATCCGAAAGTGAGTATGACACCTTTGGGGTGGGCCACTCTTCCACCTCCATTTCTGCCGCTTTGGGTATGGCGTTTGGGTCAGACTATAAAGGGGAGAAGGAAAAGCACCACATAGCAGTCATTGGTGATGGAGCGATGACCGGAGGGATGGCATTTGAGGCCATGAATCACGCCGGAGATTCTAATAAAAACCTCTTGATTATTCTCAATGATAATTGCATGTCCATAGATCCGAATGTGGGTGCACTGAAGGATTATTTAACAGACATTACTACCTCACCTACCTACAATAAGATCAGGGATGATGTGTGGAAGGTGCTTGGAAAAATCAGCAAGTTTGGACCCAATGCCCGTGAGATTGTTGGGAACATTGAGAACAGCATCAAGTCCTTGCTGCTGAAGCAAAGTAACCTCTTTGAGTCCTTGAACTTAAGGTATTTTGGCCCGGTGGATGGTCATGACATCAACCACCTCGTTCATGTATTGCGGGATTTGAAGGACATTCCCGGCCCCAAGATTTTACACTGTGTAACAGTGAAGGGGAAGGGTTTCAAACTGGCAGAACAAGACCAGACCAAATGGCACGCCCCGGGGAAATTTGATAAAATCACCGGAGAAATACGAAAAACAGTAGTCACAGAGCCCAAACCACCGAAGTACCAGGACGTATTTGGGCATACCATGGTAGAGCTGGCCGAGCAGAACAACAAGGTAATGGGTATTACACCCGCCATGCCCTCCGGCTCTTCCCTCAATATCATGATGGACGCCATGCCTGATCGTGCATTTGATGTGGGCATTGCGGAGCAGCATGCAGTTACTTTTTCAGCAGGACTGGCTACTCAGGGGATGGTTCCTTTTTGTAATATCTACAGCTCATTTATGCAGCGCGCCTATGATCAGGTGATCCATGATGTGGCTATTCAGAAGCTCCCCGTGGTTTTTTGTCTTGATCGAGCAGGTATTGCCGGTGCTGATGGTCCTACCCATCATGGCGCTTATGATCTCGCTTATATGCGCTGTATCCCAAACATGGTGGTTGCTGCCCCTATGAATGAGCAGGAGCTCCGAAATCTGATGTACACGGCCAGTGAGTTTAAAGACGGTCCTTTCACCATCAGGTATCCAAGAGGCCAGGGCGTGATGCCGGTATGGCGAACCCCACTGGAGCAACTGGAAATCGGTAAAGGCAGGTTATTGCGTGCCGGAGAAGAGGTGGCCATTCTCACCATTGGTCATATTGGCAATTATGCTTTGAAAGCATGTGACGAGCTGGAGAAACAGGGAATTCGGGTGTCTCATTATGACATGCGTTATGTGAAGCCATTGGATGAAGCGCTGCTGCATCAGGTTTTTGAGAAAAATAAGAAAGTCATTACCGTAGAAGATGGGTGTTTGCCCGGAGGATTTGGCACGGCCATATTGGAATTTATGGCTGATCATAACTACCACGCAAAGGTGATCCGACTGGGAATTCCTGATCGCATTGTGGAGCATGGTGAGCAGGACGAACTCTATCAGGAGTGTGGCTACGACGCTGAAGCCATACTGCAGGCCACATACAAGTTACTCGAACTAAGTGCGGTAGTCTAA